The Heteronotia binoei isolate CCM8104 ecotype False Entrance Well chromosome 6, APGP_CSIRO_Hbin_v1, whole genome shotgun sequence genomic sequence cggaatggctttgggtcagcgatggatctcacagaactgtccttgaaagggcggcttctgtcagagctctctcagccccacctatctcagaaggggtttgttgtgggggaagaaggtaaatgGGACTGTAAACTACTcagaaactctgagattcaaagtgaagggcagggtataaatccaatatcgtcttacTCTTATTATTATTCCCTGCTCCGAGAGCAGCGGACCATGGAGATACAGTGGGAGGTAGGAGTGTTCCATTTCGAAGCCAATGGAAAATCTGGGGCTGGATCCAACCCGGAATGGAAAGAGAACCAAACGGAACCCCGAAGCTTAAAGGAAGTGCATCCCGGAAGACTAGATgctgtggggttgggggggaggggtgaagagCAGGAGATATCTACTGCCTTCATATCTATGGACTTCCGTGAAGTTTCTGACGGGCCGCTGTCAGGAACAGAACACCGGGCAGTAAGACCGCTTTTAGGTTTTCATATCCGTGCTTCCAGGTTCCCTCACCACCACCATTAGGAAAGAGAATCTCTTGGCTTGCCACTTTTACAGCAGCCGTTACCGGGCAGCGCCAGACGGACAAGGGTACAGCAAATCCCCGAAATCTAAACAAAGGGCAATCGCAGGGGAACGCTAGGCACCAAAAGTGACGGCTCAGCGGCTGAGAGCACAGCAGGGCCTCACACACGTGGCAGCCATCGCAGCTCTTCAaacactgaattattcaagagggcttttctacgcGGGCACTAGGGTGGCACTGTACAAAAGGCTTCACAAAGCTACTTAGATAAATTACTGGGGACCGCGGTCTATACGACTGTGTACAGATAGCTGTGGGCTGGCTCCTATCATGTAATTCTGCATCgtttattgttttatgttaaCAATTATGCCTTACTTCGGTTCTTCCCTAAACATAGAACCTTACCTCGGTTCTTCCCTAAACAtagggtgagagccagtttggtgtagtggttaagtgcgtggactcttatctagaagaaccgggtttgattccccactcctccacttgcacctgctggattggccttgggttcaccattagctctggcagaggttgtccttgaaagggcagctgctgggagagccctctcggccccacccacctcacaggatgtctgttgtggggggagaagatacaggagattgtaagccgctctgagtctctgattcagagagaagggcggggtataaatctgcaattctttttcttcttctttttctagacttctggttggttcttcCAGGAagtttttggtgcttgggaggggcaacagtgtgaggaattctagtgtcctggccccacggttggacctcctgatggcacctgttgctgtttttttggccactgtgtgacacagagtgttagactggatgggccattggcttgatccaacatggcttctcttatgttcttgtgttctagaATTCAAATCCCATTTCATGTGTCCATTGAATGTCCCAGCCATGGACTGTAACTGAGTCGCtttctgtaatctgccttgggtATGAGCGAGAGAAGAGAATTACAAATAATCAGAATAAATAAAATACGTATGTGACTTGCGCTcatgtccttccttggaggtttttcaacagaggctagagggccatctgacagcgacgaagatcctgtgaatttagggagaggtgtttgtgagttcattagggtttgtagaatttagggagaggtgtttgtgagtttcctgcattgcgtagggggctggactagatgaccctggagatcccttccaactctatgattctatgtttaggGAAGGGGGCTTGAAATCCATGACAAAGCTGAGCTGACCTGTGTTTCTCCTCCAGGCATCGCTCTTCCCATCCCTATTCGTGGCCTCGGGGAAGGTGCCGCGACCCTCAGGAACTTCACCTGCGTGCTGACGCCGGACCGCTTTGGAGACTTCATCCTCTACGGCTCGGTAGCTGCCTTCTTCGTCCCACTGGCCATCATGGTCGTGACCTACTTCCTCACCATCCGAGTGCTGCGCAAGAAGGCCCACCTGATCAACAAGCTGCCGCAGCGCTTGAACTGGAGCACCGTCTCCACGGTCTTCCAGCGGGAAGGGACGCCCGGTTCGTCGCCGGAAAAGTTGGCCATGCTGAACGGCTCTAGGAAGGACAGGCCCTTGGCCAATGGGAACGAAGAGCTGCTCATGCGCAGGATGTCCACCGTCGGGAAGAAGTCGGTCCAGACCCTTACGAACGAACAACGGGCCTCTAAGGTCTTGGGGatcgtcttcttcctcttcttgctgATGTGGTGTCCGTTCTTCATCACCAACATCACTTCCGTCCTCTGCAGGTCTGCCTGCAGCGAGGGGTTTATCCAAAAGCTTATGGAGATATTTGTTTGGATAGGGTATGTTTCCTCCGGCGTGAACCCGCTGGTCTACACCCTTTTCAATAAGACCTTCAGGGAGGCCTTTGGCAGGTACATGACCTGCAACTACCAGACCTCGCTGCCCGTACGGGGCCTTCGGAAATGCTCCAGCCGGCTCTCGTTCAGGAATTCCGTGGCAGAGAACTCAAAGCTTTTCATGATGCATCATGGGATGCGGAACGGGATTAACCCCGTCATGTACCAAAGCCCGAGGAGACTCTCGACAATCCAGTCCTCGTCAGCTATTCTGCTGGACACGCTGCTGCTCACGGAGAACGAAATTGATAAGACGGAGGAACAAGTCAGCTACGTATAGCGaaatgggggcgggggcgggACCCGTGACCTGAACTCAAGTGTATCAGTGTGTATATAAGGTTTTCGTCCATTATTTATACAAGACGCGGTTCTAGCAACTCATCTCCTGTAAGACGAGAGGCTTCTCTTGCCCCAAATCACCTTTCAAAATTAAGAGCTATTTATttcattgccaaaaaaaaaaccccatattgAAGCACTGTAAGTAGTTTACAGACGGAGGGGGTGGCGGGTTCAAATAAAAACAGCCATGGCAAATCTCACGTTGCAGACACTGGACTCCCCATCTTTGCTCTCCGAAACACATTTTGGCTCTGAATGTTCATAATCATCAACTATATGCCTCCCGACCTATCATACATGCCAATATTTTAGATTAAAGGCATGACGGAactggcccaattctgccttcaggtCCGGTCCTgccaactcccttttgagttgccaactcctggagggagcttatcctcttcccaccgctagggcacgctgccaccacctgttcaatttccgggttcctgactgagaggaacaggactcccaatcccccttgccagttctttgggcctggcctcaaggtcctctgccaacccagcacctggttacgaCAGAGACCagagtccttctttgggagacccctggaggattggcacccttgccaactgcatgccttccccttttcctggactcccctcttgcagtggCGTGGTCTAAGGCGGCTGGGGAACCTATGTGggacagagggactacctttttaaacagacgAAATAGTTATTTAAAATTTGTAACTATGTACAGGCATTTGTAAATACAGAGTgagcagaagtaataaatgaaagcagggataaacgctccttctttccctaatgtataactggccctgaccagaccatccagaaccgacttgccagtcaccaagactcaaatcaaactcaaaCTGACTatcagcttcccctgacaacttttaactccCCGTTCccctccaaaaacctctaatatCAAACCCAGGTCCCACCCAGGagctggttttccctcctgcagccttccgggagtccagcctgaaagacttcctgtctctaggaggcctcctcagaagtgctgcttccagacaggaggcgagggggaaggaggaatagactaggccaaagccttgcctagagttttaaagactcctctagccaactcccaggcAAGCACAGGCCTAAAGTGGCGCTTCTCCACAAAAGGTGTTTCTTTCCAATCTAAACTTGCTGAACTACCAACGCTTCAGTCAAAGGATGCAGAATCTGGGCACACCTTACGAATATTCAGGTATTCCACAGATGAATATAGGGTGTGTTTTTGTAAGCgttagctagagttgccaagtccaatttaagaaatatctggggactttgggggtggagccaggagagtttgggggtggggccaggagacattaggggtggagccaagatcaaggctgtgacaagcataattgaactccaaagggagttctggccatcacatttaaagggacggcacaccttttcaacgcctcccttccataggaaataatgaaggatagaggcacctccttttggggctcatagaattggatcccctggtccaatctttttgaaacttgggggatattatggggagaggcactagatgctgtacggaaaatttggtgcctctgcctcaaaaagcagcccccccagagccctagatacctgcggatcaattctccattattttctaggggaataaatctctatagggaataacagagttcccagcagacatttccctcccctccccccgctttctgacaaccctgaagcggggggatggtctccaaaccgggggatcccctgcccccacctggggattggcaaccctagcgttaGCTCCGAattcagctgccaccaccttccccTCTGCCACTGGTCCCAAGGACATGTTGCCTCCCCATCAAAAATCAAGTagctgatgaagggaactttagCTCTCAGAAGCtcagtctttgattcagagaggagggtggagtataaatctgcaattcttcttcttctttgcaaagAGAGCTGGGAATTCCCAACCTGATCAGGGTTGATCCGACCAAGGTTCTGACACAATTGCACACCTGCCTTGAAACGCAAGGCCCATGGACACTGGTCAAGGCACTCAAGGGCTGGGGTTCAGAAAGCCCTTGGAACTTTCTACTTCTGCCTGCCCCATGGAACTTTCTACTTCTTGGTCCCAATGCTGTATCTCAAACCATTTCCCTCCATTTCAGAAGCAGCTGGTCactggatattggatttatatcccactctccactctgaattttaaagcggctcacaatctcctttatcttcctcccccacaacagacaccctgtgaggtgggtggggctggagagggtggggaatcaaacccggggaggagtgggggatcaaacccggttctcccagataagagagctctggctgacccaaggccattccagcggctgcaaggggaggagtggggaatcaaacccagttctcccagataagagagctctggctgacccaaggccattccagcggctgcaaggggaggagtggggaatcaaacccggttctcccagataagagagctctggctgacccaaggccattccagcaggtgcaagcggaggagtggggaatcaaacccggttttcccagataagagagctctggctgacccaaggccattccagcaggtgcaaacagaggagtggggaatcaaacccggttctcccagataagagagctatggctgacccaaggccattccagcaggtgcaagtggaggagtggggaatcaaacccggttctcccagataagagagctctggctgacccaaggccattccagcaggtgcaagcggaggagtggggaatcaaacccggttttcccagataagagagctctggctgacccaaggccattccagcaggtgcaaacagaggagtggggaatcaaacccggttctcccagataagagagctctggctgacccaagaccattccagcaagtgcaagcggaggagtggggaatcaaacccggttctcccagataagagagctgtggctgacccaaggccattccagcaggtgcaaacagaggagtggggaatcaaacccagttctcccagataagagagctctggctgacccaaggccattccagcaggtgcaaacagaggagtggggaatcaaacccggttctcccagataagagagctctggctgacccaagaccattccagcaagtgcaagcggaggagtggggaatcaaacccagttctcccagataagagagttctggctgacccaaggccattccagcaagtgcaagcggaggagtggggaatcaaacccagttctcccagataagagtctgcacacttcaccactacaccaacctggctcctCACGACTCCACCATGCGGCTGGAGTCATGGTGGCAACAGCAGCACTGATGTTGTTTGAGCAAAAGTAAGCCCAAA encodes the following:
- the LOC132573440 gene encoding 5-hydroxytryptamine receptor 2B-like, whose translation is MALPLNAFGSSNGSTQLAAGDGNTLHWPALLILMVIIPTIGGNILVILAVSLEKKLQYATNYFLMSLAVADLLVGLLVMPIALLTVMFEIAWPLPRDLCPVWLFLDVLFSTASIMHLCAISLDRYIAIKKPIQASQYNSRATTLIKITVVWLISIGIALPIPIRGLGEGAATLRNFTCVLTPDRFGDFILYGSVAAFFVPLAIMVVTYFLTIRVLRKKAHLINKLPQRLNWSTVSTVFQREGTPGSSPEKLAMLNGSRKDRPLANGNEELLMRRMSTVGKKSVQTLTNEQRASKVLGIVFFLFLLMWCPFFITNITSVLCRSACSEGFIQKLMEIFVWIGYVSSGVNPLVYTLFNKTFREAFGRYMTCNYQTSLPVRGLRKCSSRLSFRNSVAENSKLFMMHHGMRNGINPVMYQSPRRLSTIQSSSAILLDTLLLTENEIDKTEEQVSYV